Proteins from a single region of Bombus pascuorum chromosome 5, iyBomPasc1.1, whole genome shotgun sequence:
- the LOC132907548 gene encoding uncharacterized protein LOC132907548 isoform X2 — translation MAEDRNNSQRLVRQAHTIEHGSSPPPVSTLPTGSGGGVGTIASAIVTTGGVQRYDSPPRGPRTLLLRRGENGFGFTLRHFIVYPPESCCMLPGHERTRIDEPMDTIFVKQVRGNSPAAEAGLRTGDRVVSVDGRPTRGEQYAKVVQRIQQAGPWLRLLVVSKEDDILQRYFGETAHNPETNQRPRLRSPERSGHRQRRSVSMIPSLSPRTRQSWVCPARSSMPTPLCQDQDSPRQLIDDSVGIIDKHQQQLQRNIAKSNIFVGTLTRIHENIASAGTLLPGERHSIDTKNGTSSLPSSPGPEKKVNDKFPILPQGLQIVSKRAKQFESGRLLSDDDEPTGDRISLYKSELSRLSTKHSVPNVAVRRREFESKAEAQEPRRVPPVPTRETKSLDSGSGLKGNRVIPVGSKHIHCEPPGNYNSLEETPNPRITDGETVRPRIRSNSAESWESTSTSNLLNTVRLHWFQRQDDTERKRDTNGNDNGVYVDATNICDGKEKIAEKGSRRQQQDGYAQIIKAESGVLPSDNDMHNNEVVFRRQKNTQIDEDRATRRVSYLKATWGERIHVDSDLELSDSEPITHTSRSIHKRWRLPLLPNDIASLRRIFEEVTQSTSLNKNINRGNSICTGREAATGIIKDIGQVEREGPLHVKFTVLDGKRSSDRSWKQLWGVLRGPILFFYKDRQNQSPSLSCDGENVAQSVDVRCSLVDIAEDYTKRKHVLRLANPNAEVLLQTEDAASMALWLRALHEHAAAEKPSEIAHNSTLKQQAVPQTPGPTSSSSTCQTTTNASPMTMSTGSGSGGQRLSPLPGHKGIKKLTSFRNRSPTGQSPINKTRKPSQTNDSLVSPKTKTWKGRVAKQLRKMHGQTGSPSSPTTQLPPEGATFKVPLELCPPSSFSEYVPLIVEMCTSIVEARGLEVVGIYRVPGNTAAISHLTDSVNKGFENINLQDPRWSDVNVISSLLKSFFRQLPDSLLTAELYPMFIDADKVEDPQRRMTTIRKLLRDLPEHHFETLKYLMFHLKRIVEHSEINKMEAKNLAIVFGPTLVRASGSRDNMVTMVTDMSHQCRIVESLLNNVDWFFSDDDLDDLSRLSVNLSLPADTSEIETTTSSNNHNLLLNNIQKVEGREMASAKDIVSSIISAANRKIQRRRKCQDETDNESHEVDKLRMKQEAENLQNRRSMALNERQCSVSEIVLMHESQNQSNRSIDRCDRSPTLDQTAITSASIGGSDVIADCTINNRDCTLNSHDDVSSEKSNRYLNRMVESVPSIQPTHRSAVSSASESSRLSSETGLSCFDASSTLSSASNDTKQSNDEVTIRTYAGLSASTQERIRRFEQETKAMLQRDRNRQRREAERREEERRRIEMEWQLAKREMESDDLLDSIVDTTVTTPTTYLSSTTRLSSFNDRLADKSFLDIGSRSTARMPSLSIAVQQQPTPVRRVSQLADEPATILPSENVSNTIIKKLKTDSEQSLEKSTTLPPIRYGSLDSLHETHNVSQSSLSPTNQQRKPLSSDVSDDAGSCFLQWTQKILTINKKLSRQTANPGFWWYISSHLHGTASPSGSATKTPGPSSMPMPMPMSIPMSMPISMPMSMPIPMPMPMSMPMPGRMRVPGSVSVSDAADIDVVQRSSTPIASSSGVSPASEPSEFSEPIEPVEQSPPRGVSSGSGAGLSSKTINRFLRGSDLLTSLTTTFDRKWKSLVNSSNQTIRGSAMENLSLSDEDAAITRDSQNLRNQRGGGGGLREEKEEHKTACPRSCSIESYRDPSLHKTSIEKHQYVRQKNDAPEKDTDSSVTENSSVDRPDNTDMPDNDRSANVRKRVEPKQEQLRSSKETTTTATVYEASLAANEPQECCRHEKETSVLAQNGGKAIDDVKDFRHDVDSANYSNKLEKFESLTNSEVRSRLKRSESLNKRSENTSSKLKRSESLNKHSVERLSSPTNGKLKRSESLNKHSERSDSPNSKLKRSESLTKTEKTECNISKRRQSVRKDSATKLKRKNGMPERSIKRRHTVGGTKDFDKVHWLDNKLQVEAERVVRNEYRPKKSQLRTSSPDLSTGRIGLTDTSFLIEVSFRGPSNVVFNVTNARPQSLPDTSLTSKVFKVPLESHV, via the exons ATGGCTGAGGACCGAAATAATTCCCAACGGTTGGTTAGGCAGGCGCACACG ATAGAACACGGTTCGTCACCGCCTCCAGTATCGACGCTTCCAACAGGATCAGGCGGTGGTGTCGGGACAATCGCTAGCGCGATAGTAACAACGGGAGGCGTTCAACGGTACGATTCGCCACCTAGAGGTCCAAGAACGTTATTGCTGCGCCGCGGAGAAAATGGTTTTGGCTTTACCCTCCGTCATTTTATCGTTTACCCACCGGAGTCCTGTTGC ATGCTACCAGGACACGAACGAACGAGGATAGACGAGCCGATGGATACGATATTCGTGAAACAGGTACGTGGAAATTCGCCAGCAGCAGAAGCAGGCTTACGTACAGGGGATAGGGTCGTTTCTGTGGACGGAAGACCAACGCGCGGCGAGCAATACGCGAAAGTAGTTCAACGTATCCAGCAGGCGGGTCCCTGGCTACGACTTCTCGTGGTCTCCAAAGAGGACGATATCTTGCAAAGATATTTCGGTGAAACTGCTCACAATCCTGAAACCAATCAACGACCGCGTCTTCGTTCTCCGGAGAGAAGCGGACACAGGCAACGCAGATCAGTCAGTATGATTCCCAGCTTGTCGCCAAGAACGAGACAGTCTTGGGTTTGTCCCGCGCGAAGCTCAATGCCGACACCGCTATGTCAAGATCAAGATTCACCTCGACAGCTGATCGACGACAGTGTAGGAATCATCGATAAACATCAGCAACAATTGCAACGAAACATCGCCAAATCGAACATTTTTGTTGGAACCCTGACGAGAATACACGAAAATATCGCAAGCGCTGGTACTTTACTACCCGGTGAACGGCACTCGATAGATacgaaaaatggtacttcttCTCTGCCTTCGTCTCCTGGACCTGAAAAGAAggtaaatgataaatttccGATACTTCCGCAAGGACTTCAAATCGTATCGAAGCGAGCGAAACAGTTCGAGTCAGGGCGATTATTAAGCGACGACGATGAACCGACCGGTGATCGAATCAGCCTCTACAAAAGCGAGCTGTCGAGATTATCGACTAAGCATAGCGTGCCGAACGTTGCCGTTAGAAGAAGGGAATTTGAATCGAAAGCCGAAGCTCAAGAACCGAGAAGAGTACCACCTGTGCCAACCAGGGAAACTAAATCCTTGGATAGTG GTAGCGGATTAAAAGGCAACAGAGTAATACCTGTAGGCAGCAAACACATCCACTGTGAACCACCGGGCAACTATAACTCGTTAGAAG AGACACCCAATCCGAGAATCACAGACGGGGAAACAGTACGGCCGAGAATTCGTAGCAACAGTGCTGAATCATGGGAATCTACGAGTACGAGCAATTTGTTAAATACCGTTAGACTTCACTGGTTTCAACGACAGGACGATACCGAGCGAAAGCGAGATACGAACGGAAATGACAATGGTGTTTACGTTGATGCGACTAATATATGCGATGGAAAGGAGAAAATCGCGGAGAAAGGGTCTAGAAGACAACAACAGGATGGTTACGCGCAAATCATCAAAGCTGAATCTG GTGTATTGCCATCGGATAATGATATGCACAATAACGAAGTTGTATTCAGGCGGCAAAAGAATACGCAGATTG ACGAAGATCGTGCCACAAGAAGGGTATCCTACTTGAAAGCGACTTGGGGCGAACGAATTCATGTCGACAGTGATTTGGAACTAAGCGACTCGGAGCCTATTACCCATACTTCTAGAAG CATTCATAAGAGATGGCGGCTACCGCTACTTCCAAACGATATAGCATCGCTGCGTCGCATCTTCGAGGAAGTGACTCAATCGACGagtttaaacaaaaatattaatcg CGGCAATTCTATTTGTACTGGCCGGGAAGCAGCGACTGGCATTATAAAAGACATCGGACAAGTGGAACGAGAGGGACCTTTACATGTCAAATTTACTGTACTTGATGGCAAG cGATCTTCCGATCGATCATGGAAACAGCTATGGGGTGTTCTTCGCGGACcgattctcttcttttataaGGATCGTCAAAATCAG aGTCCTTCGTTATCCTGCGACGGCGAAAATGTAGCTCAAAGCGTAGACGTGAGATGTTCCCTTGTAGATATCGCGGAGGATTATACGAAACGTAAACACGTATTACGGTTAGCAAATCCGAACGCCGAAGTTTTGCTACAGACCGAAGACGCAGCGTCCATGGCGCTTTGGCTACGAGCTCTACACGAACATGCTGCTGCTGAAAAACCGTCC GAAATTGCTCATAATAGTACTTTGAAGCAACAAGCTGTCCCGCAAACTCCAGGTCCAACCAGCAGTTCTTCAACCTGTCAAACAACCACGAATGCCAGTCCAATGACAATGTCGACTGGTAGTGGTAGTGGTGGTCAGCGATTAAGCCCCCTTCCAGGACATAAAGGCATCAAGAAATTAACTTCGTTTAGGAACAGATCTCCGACTGGACAATCACCGATAAACAAGACTCGAAAACCGAGTCAAACGAACGATAGTTTGGTTTCTCCAAAGACCAAGACATGGAAGGGTAGGGTCGCAAAACAATTGCGGAAAATGCATGGACAAACGGGATCTCCTTCTTCGCCAACAACGCAACTACCACCTGAGGGTGCTACATTCAAAGTACCGCTTGAACTTTGTCCACCG TCATCTTTCTCGGAATACGTGCCATTGATCGTTGAAATGTGCACAAGTATCGTCGAAGCGAGGGGTCTCGAAGTAGTCGGTATTTATAGAGTACCCGGTAACACTGCCGCTATTTCACATTTAACCGACAGCGTGAACAAAGGATTCGAAAATATCAATCTCCag GATCCTAGATGGAGCGACGTAAACGTAATATCTTCTCTTCTGAAGTCGTTCTTTCGACAGCTGCCAGATTCGCTACTCACCGCGGAATTATACCCTATGTTTATCGATGCCGATAAAGTCGAGGATCCTCAAAGAAGAATGACAACGATAAGGAAGTTGCTCAGGGATCTTCCGGAACATCACTTTGAAACTCTCAAGTATTTgatgtttcatttaaaaagaatagtcGAACATAGCGAGATTAATAAGATGGAGGCAAAGAATTTGGCCATTGTGTTTGGTCCTACGTTAGTTAGAGCCAGTGGTTCCAGAGACAATATGGTTACTATGGTTACTGATATGTCGCATCAGTGTCGAATTGttgaaagtttattaaacAAC GTCGATTGGTTCTTTTCGGACGATGATTTGGACGATTTAAGTCGACTGAGTGTGAATCTCAGTCTTCCAGCTGACACTAGCGAGATCGAGACTACAACGTCGAGTAATAATCATAATCTCTTGTTGAACAACATTCAGAAGGTCGAAG GACGCGAAATGGCTTCTGCCAAGGACATTGTATCATCTATTATATCCGCTGCTaatcgtaaaatacaaagaagaagaaagtgtCAAGACGAGACGGACAACGAATCTCACGAAGTCGATAAG CTGAGGATGAAACAAGAAGCAGAAAACCTTCAAAATCGGCGAAGTATGGCATTGAACGAGAGGCAATGTTCGGTCAGTGAGATCGTTTTAATGCACGAAAGTCAGAATCAGtcgaatcgttcgatcgatcgatgcgaTCGGTCACCGACGCTTGATCAGACTGCGATTACTAGCGCAAGTATCGGTGGTTCCGATGTCATAGCTGATTGCACAATTAATAACCGTGATTGCACGTTAAACAGTCACGATGATGTTTCTTCGGAGAAATCGAACAGATATTTAAATCGTATGGTAGAGTCGGTTCCATCGATTCAACCGACTCATCGCTCGGCCGTCTCGTCGGCTTCAGAGTCTTCCCGACTCTCTAGCGAGACTGGCCTGAGCTGTTTCGATGCAAGTTCGACGCTTTCCAGCGCTTCGAACGACACCAAACAAAGCAACGACGAGGTTACGATAAGAACATATGCTGGATTGAGCGCGTCTACTCAAGAACGTATACGAAGATTTGAACAGGAAACAAAGGCAATGTTACAGAGGGATCGGAATCGACAAAGACGCGAAGCTGaaaggagagaagaagagagacgGAGAATCGAGATGGAATGGCAATTGGCTAAACGTGAAATGGAAAGCGACGATCTGCTCGACAGTATAGTAGACACAACTGTGACAACACCTACTACTTATCTTTCATCCACAACGAGACTTTCTAGTTTTAACGACAGGCTTGCCGATAAATCTTTCCTCGATATCGGTTCCCGATCCACTGCTCGAATGCCGTCTTTATCTATAGCTGTGCAACAACAACCCACGCCCGTTAGACGAGTATCGCAACTCGCGGACGAACCTGCTACGATTCTGCCCTCGGAGAACGTCTCGAACACTAtcataaagaaattgaaaaccGATTCGGAG CAATCACTGGAAAAATCTACGACGCTACCGCCAATTCGTTATGGCAGTTTGGATTCTCTGCACGAAACACACAACGTTTCTCAGTCGTCGCTTTCACCGACCAATCAACAACGGAAACCTCTTTCCAGTGATGTCTCGGACGATG CTGGATCTTGTTTTCTACAATGGACTCAGAAGATTCTGACCATTAACAAAAAGCTTTCTAG GCAAACGGCAAATCCCGGTTTCTGGTGGTACATATCGTCTCACCTACATGGTACCGCAAGCCCCTCTGGTTCCGCCACGAAGACACCGGGCCCATCGTCAATGCCAATGCCCATGCCGATGTCAATACCAATGTCAATGCCAATATCAATGCCGATGTCAATGCCAATACCAATGCCAATGCCAATGTCGATGCCGATGCCAGGGCGAATGCGAGTGCCAGGGTCAGTGTCAGTGTCAGACGCAGCCGACATCGATGTTGTGCAACGATCATCGACACCCATCGCATCCTCCTCGGGAGTATCACCGGCCTCGGAGCCCTCCGAATTCTCGGAGCCTATCGAGCCCGTCGAGCAGTCACCACCGCGAGGGGTGTCTTCGGGCTCAGGGGCCGGATTGTCTTCCAAGACTATAAACAGGTTCCTTCGAG GTAGCGATTTGCTGACCAGCTTGACGACCACGTTCGATCGTAAATGGAAGTCCCTGGTAAACTCGTCGAATCAAACGATTCGTGGATCGGCTATGGAGAATCTGTCTCTCAGCGACGAGGACGCTGCGATAACGCGAGACTCGCAAAACTTGCGAAATCaacgaggaggaggaggagggttacgagaagagaaagaagaacacAAAACAGCTTGTCCTCGATCGTGCTCGATTGAAAGCTATCGGGATCCGAGCCTCCATAAAACATCTATCGAAAAGCATCAATACGTTCGTCAAAAAAAT GATGCTCCGGAAAAGGATACGGATTCATCGGTAACAGAGAATAGCAGCGTCGATCGACCGGATAATACCGATATGCCGGATAATGATCGAAGCGCTAACGTACGAAAAAGGGTCGAACCGAAACAAGAGCAATTGCGATCGAGCAAGGAAACAACGACCACGGCGACGGTTTACGAAGCAAGTTTAGCAGCGAACGAACCGCAAGAATGCTGTAGGCACGAGAAGGAAACATCGGTGTTGGCGCAAAATGGTGGTAAAGCGATCGACGATGTGAAAGATTTTCGACACGATGTCGATTCAGCGAATTATTCGAACAAGctcgaaaaatttgaaagtctGACGAATTCCGAAGTCAGATCGCGGCTCAAGAGATCTGAATCTTTAAATAAGAGATCTGAAAATACCTCGTCCAAGTTGAAGAGGTCCGAAAGTTTGAACAAACATTCTGTCGAGAGGCTCTCGTCCCCGACCAATGGCAAGTTGAAACGCTCTGAAAGTTTGAACAAGCATTCGGAAAGATCCGATTCTCCGAACAGTAAATTAAAGCGATCGGAGTCGCTGACAAAAACTGAAAAAACTGAGTGTAATATTAGCAAGAGACGACAATCCGTTAGAAAAGATAGTGCgacgaaattaaaacgaaaaaatggTATGCCCGAACGATCGATCAAGCGCAGGCACACTGTAGGCGGTACCAAGGATTTCGACAAAGTACATTGGTTGGATAATAAACTGCAAGTCGAGGCTGAAAGAGTGGTGAGAAACGAATATAGACCGAAGAAAAGTCAATTGAGAACAAGTTCCCCGGATTTAAGTACTGGTCGTATCGGTCTTACCGATACTAGTTTTCTCATCGAGGTCAGTTTTCGTGGCCCGAGTAACGTCGTTTTTAACGTCACTAACGCTCGTCCACAGTCTTTACCGGATACCAGCTTGACTTCTAAAGTGTTTAAAGTACCTCTGGAGAGTCACGTGTAA